The genomic DNA CCCCCGTAGGGAGAACCCCTTTGGGGTATTTGATGCCCGGGACCGGTGGAGGCTGAGCCCGATGAAAGTTGGGGAGGTAAAGTTTGGGAGCGTTGAGATAAACGGAATAAAGTACAACCACGACATAGTTATCTATCCTAGTGGCAGAATAGAGAGGAGGAAAAAGGAGATAAGCAAGAAAAAGCACGGAACAAGTCACAAATTTGACCCGGAGGAGCTTAAGGAATACCTAAGAGAGGACTTCGATATTCTGATAGTAGGTACCGGAATATACGGAATGCTTTCCCTGCTCCCCGAGGCAAGAGAGCTCGTAAAGAGGAAAGAGATAATAGAAAGACCAACTCCAGAAGCTCTGAAGTTGGTTGAGGAGCTCTGGGGCAAGAAGAGGGTTTTAGCTATTATCCACGTCACCTGTTAGAAATCGTTATTAACTTTCCTTCAACTATATTTTCGGTGGTTTCATGCTCATCAGGGGCAAGGTTAGGGAAAGCAAGATACCGAAGTTCAAGCATCGCTGGTTCGGCGTTCTCGAAGTTGATACCAAAGATGGAGTG from Pyrococcus kukulkanii includes the following:
- a CDS encoding Mth938-like domain-containing protein; translation: MKVGEVKFGSVEINGIKYNHDIVIYPSGRIERRKKEISKKKHGTSHKFDPEELKEYLREDFDILIVGTGIYGMLSLLPEARELVKRKEIIERPTPEALKLVEELWGKKRVLAIIHVTC